The DNA segment AAGGTCATGGTGTGCAGACCAGCTGAAAGCAATAGGCAGCCCTCTTCCAGAATCCTGCCTGCTGTGCCACCCAAATAGAGGGAATGCTACCCTTTTAACTCTCTCCTGTTTTCTCCATATGCATGAACACAATGATTTCATTTTGCATATCACTTTTCTTGCTTGATGTATGCTAAGCATTTTCCATAATGCCACATAATTTCCACACCTGTCATTTGTAAAGCATAACTGTATAATATCCCACTGAGCAGTGCTCTGTCGTATGATTAATAATTATCAAATAGTTTACTTAGCAGAGAAATGCCAGCGATGAGGGCCATGTTGAGTGGGGGCGTACTGAACAGAGGTCATTGGACGTGTCCTTCTAGCCCATGATTCTGTGGTTGGTGAGAGAATGGGGATCTTCCCCACATTCTCTAGACCCAGAAGTGACCTGCTAACAGATAGTTAACAGATCTCTGGGGGGCGCTTGgggagctcagtcggttaaccaactactcttgatttcagctcaggtcttgatctcggggtcttgagttcaagccccgtcttgggctccacgctaggcatggagactaagaaagaaaggggagaaaaaaaaaaaaagaaatccctggaATAAAATGTTTGTCTTGGGCTCTTTCTTTGCACACCGTCCCTCATTTAGAAAGTCATTCCAGGGATTGGGGAGGTCCTTAGGAGGTGGAGGCTCTCACCCCAACTGATGCAGCAAAGGAGGCATTTTCTGAAGTGAGGGACTGTTCCCACTTGCACAGTGGCTCTCCTCTCCAACAGGTGGGAGCAGAGTGCACAGGCCTCTGTGACTGTCCCCACCTTGGTGGGGACCTGAGGGAGGCAGACATATGTCTACCAGGTCCTCTCAGGGTGGGTAAGTACGCCCCTCCATTTTCCATATGATGGGCTTGCTTCGTGAACTGGGTTCCCTCGGTTCCAAGTCCACACAGGCAGAGGGGGATAGAATTTTCTAGAAATTAAGTCTCCCCTGAATCCTCAAGAGCAGGGGCATCTTCCAGGAGCccattagaaatgcagactctcaggccctgCCCAGACGTGctgaaccagaatctgcattttaacaggatcCCAGGGGATCCACAGGTACAGGGAGGTCTGAGGATCCATGTTCTATGGCACTTtgttacgtgtgtgtgtgtgtgtgtgtgtgtgtgtgtgtgttgtgtgtgtgtgtgtacactctcCTGCTCATCCCTACTGTGAGATCTGGGAGGGCAGGGTCAAAGCTTTGTTTGCCTGTGAATGAAGTACACAGTCGGCACTTGGGAAATTTTTCAAGAATAAGCTCATTCATGAAATCCCCTTTTGGACAGAATTGATGTTCCtaattctttccttccattcttcaccTGAACAATGCAACagccttttctcctctcccaaaCCACAGCACGCAGGCGGGCACACTCATGcaggcaccacccccccccccccggtttccACGCACACACTCGCGGACGCCCCCCCAGAGCGGGCGGAGCTGGAGCCCCGGCAGCTGAGCTGAGTGGGGGCCTGGGAACCTGAAGGCAGGTGAGGCCGAGGAGGGCAAGCGGTGGGCTGGGGGCACATCAGGACCGTTAAGCAGCAGCCCAGCAGGGTGGGagcccccggcccggcccagAAGCTTCCCCGCCTGGCCTGACGTACAGCCGCAAGAGCAGCCTCCAGCTGACTCCGGGCCTTCAGGGCCAACTCTAGTTAGATCGACTCAGAAATggccttcctgcccctctcttgTTGCATCCTGCGGCTCTGCCAGGCTCGCTCGCCGCTTCCCcgctccccatcccccccacgcCCTCCCGTAACAGGCCTGACTCAGCTCCGTCCTGGGCCTGCCCTCCAACTCCCACTCATTTCCCAACACTACCCAGAGAAAGTCTTTTAAACAAGACTTTGGTCAGGTCACTCCCCGCTTAAAACTCAACAGCAACCCATTATCCTCAGCAAAAAGCCCACGTTCAGCCCAGCATTTTAGAATAACCCACTCACCAAGCACCATCTACATGCTTTCACGTAAGCTAACatagattcactttttttttaaggttttatggttttattaacacaaatatgaTGTGCACAACaagctgtctattcattttcttcgcTGTGCAGCCTGGCGTTGGGATTGGTGACTCTGATTGCCAGCTGGGCTGCTCTTTCCACAATAGCTTTGCGGTTCTTGGAGGAGACAGTGTGAGCAATCTCTGCACAGTAAGATTTGTTGCACATCAGCAGCACTTCAAGCTCCTTAACGTTGTGGACTAGGAACTTCCGGAAGCCACTGGGcaacatgtgctttgttttcttgttgctcccGTAACCGATGTTGGGCATCAAGATCTGGCCCTTGAATCTTCTGCACACCCTATTGTCAGTGCCTCTGGGTTTCCGCCAGTTGCGCTTAATTTTGACATAGCGGTCTGACTGGTGCCGGATGaacttcttggtcctctttttaacGATCTTGGGCTTCACCAGAGGTCTGAGGGCAGCCATGATGCCCAGTAACAGATGGCTGCCACCTCCACAGGCAGCGccgaggaagagagaggaagctAGATTCACTTTTTAATCCCCACAACCACCTCCTCTAAGTAGCTactagtattatccccatttcataggtaaggaaactaaggcacggTGGGTTGGGACTCACTTGCCCACTCTCAGCTGATTAGGGGCAGATCTAAGTTCAACCCCAGCCAGTGTTTGAACCACAGATCCACAGAATGTGGGGAGGGCGGGCGAGCATCGGAGGGGCTGGGCGGAGAGGTGGGTTCCGGGGGTCGGGTGGGCGGGGGATCGAGGTGCTCCG comes from the Zalophus californianus isolate mZalCal1 chromosome 8, mZalCal1.pri.v2, whole genome shotgun sequence genome and includes:
- the LOC113937894 gene encoding 60S ribosomal protein L32-like isoform X2, coding for MSEGKEKRQSSHAPHEAGGSHLLLGIMAALRPLVKPKIVKKRTKKFIRHQSDRYVKIKRNWRKPRGTDNRVCRRFKGQILMPNIGYGSNKKTKHMLPSGFRKFLVHNVKELEVLLMCNKSYCAEIAHTVSSKNRKAIVERAAQLAIRVTNPNARLHSEENE
- the LOC113937894 gene encoding 60S ribosomal protein L32-like isoform X1; this translates as MSEGKEKRQSSHAPHEAACGGGSHLLLGIMAALRPLVKPKIVKKRTKKFIRHQSDRYVKIKRNWRKPRGTDNRVCRRFKGQILMPNIGYGSNKKTKHMLPSGFRKFLVHNVKELEVLLMCNKSYCAEIAHTVSSKNRKAIVERAAQLAIRVTNPNARLHSEENE